A section of the Gloeobacter violaceus PCC 7421 genome encodes:
- a CDS encoding zinc-dependent alcohol dehydrogenase, which produces MHSAMLYGVEDVRLEEVPCPEPGPGEVLVRVAVAPTCGTDLKVWLRGGHARMLVPPTPFGHEFAGEIAALGEGVSGWRSGERVVANNSAPCFDCFYCRRERFSLCENLLFNNGTFAEYLRIPAAIVRHNLLAVPPGLPLELAAMSEPLACVLHGVEEAGVRAGDTVVVMGDGAIGLMLVAVCAVRGAAVILAGGQSARLAVAEQLGAQVTLNYRQAGDPVGRLRALTEGGRGADIVIEATGKPAAWEAAIATARPGATVLLFGGCPRGTAVSVDTENLHYNELTLKGVFHNTPRHVREALALIACRRIAFELLVSDSLPLGKLDEALARMRDRTAIKVAMLPGS; this is translated from the coding sequence ATGCACTCGGCGATGCTGTACGGGGTGGAAGATGTGCGGCTGGAGGAAGTGCCTTGTCCCGAGCCGGGGCCTGGGGAGGTGCTGGTGCGGGTGGCGGTGGCACCCACCTGCGGCACCGACCTCAAAGTCTGGCTGCGCGGCGGCCACGCGCGGATGCTGGTCCCCCCGACGCCTTTCGGCCACGAGTTCGCAGGCGAAATTGCCGCCCTTGGCGAAGGAGTGAGCGGCTGGCGGAGTGGGGAGCGGGTGGTGGCCAACAATTCCGCTCCCTGCTTCGATTGCTTTTATTGCCGGCGCGAGCGCTTCAGCCTCTGCGAAAACTTGCTCTTCAACAACGGAACGTTCGCTGAATACCTGCGCATTCCGGCTGCCATCGTCCGGCACAACTTGCTTGCTGTCCCGCCTGGGTTGCCCCTCGAACTCGCGGCGATGAGCGAACCGCTCGCCTGTGTGCTGCACGGCGTCGAAGAAGCGGGGGTCAGGGCGGGCGATACGGTGGTGGTGATGGGGGACGGTGCGATCGGCCTGATGCTGGTGGCCGTCTGTGCTGTGCGCGGGGCTGCGGTGATCCTCGCAGGCGGCCAATCGGCCCGGCTTGCCGTGGCGGAACAATTGGGAGCACAGGTGACCCTCAACTACCGCCAGGCAGGCGATCCGGTGGGGCGGTTACGAGCATTGACCGAGGGTGGCCGGGGTGCGGATATCGTTATCGAAGCCACCGGCAAACCGGCCGCCTGGGAGGCGGCCATCGCCACGGCCCGGCCGGGGGCGACGGTGCTGCTGTTTGGGGGCTGTCCGCGCGGAACGGCGGTGAGCGTCGATACGGAAAACCTCCATTACAACGAACTGACCCTCAAGGGGGTCTTTCACAACACCCCGCGCCATGTGCGCGAGGCGCTGGCATTGATTGCTTGCCGGCGCATTGCTTTTGAATTGCTCGTGAGCGACAGTTTGCCCCTCGGCAAACTGGATGAGGCCCTGGCGCGCATGCGCGATCGGACAGCCATCAAAGTGGCGATGCTGCCGGGAAGCTGA
- a CDS encoding IS4-like element ISGvi2 family transposase: MPTIDPWTEHELQHLDLGDARRHTRLKQLLSSLARQPHASLPQACEDAAALKAAYRFLDNPQCHPADIRQAHASATAGRLAALPLVLLIQDTTELNFTAHPHTTGLGHLSKPESQGLLVHSLLAVRPDAVALGLCWQKVWTRAAQVEHLAARRQKRPQQHKESQRWLDGLAAAKGYVPPGGEAVLIGDRESDMFGLFAAPRPPQLHLLVRAARQRRLATPKTLLFEVFAGASAQGHYRCDLARRPGRAARQARLQVYWQAVQLQPGRNDQTHKGQPPVSVWVVRAWEVDPPAGEEGIDWWLLSSQPVTTLEQALACVHRYTLRWLIERYHYILKSGCAVEQLQLETAQRLERALAVYCIVAWRLLQLTYQSRSEPELPCTVALAQHEWQALYCRMTQSRQLPEEAPSLRQAVRWIAQLGGFVGRKGDGEPGVKTLWRGWQRLEDLAAGWLIARSAMAGDGNEDVGNG; this comes from the coding sequence ATGCCGACCATCGACCCCTGGACCGAACACGAACTGCAACACCTCGATTTGGGCGATGCCCGTCGCCACACCCGACTCAAGCAGCTGCTCTCCAGCCTCGCCCGTCAACCCCATGCCTCTCTGCCCCAAGCCTGCGAGGATGCCGCCGCCCTCAAAGCCGCCTACCGCTTTTTGGACAACCCGCAGTGCCACCCTGCAGATATCCGCCAGGCCCATGCCAGTGCCACCGCCGGCCGCCTGGCTGCCCTACCGCTGGTGCTGCTGATTCAAGACACCACCGAGTTGAACTTCACTGCCCACCCCCACACCACCGGGCTGGGCCATCTGTCCAAGCCCGAAAGCCAGGGACTGCTGGTCCACTCGCTTCTGGCTGTGCGGCCCGACGCCGTCGCCCTCGGCTTGTGCTGGCAGAAAGTCTGGACCCGTGCGGCCCAGGTGGAGCATCTGGCCGCTCGACGCCAAAAGCGTCCCCAACAGCACAAAGAATCCCAACGCTGGCTGGACGGTCTGGCGGCTGCCAAAGGCTATGTGCCGCCGGGGGGCGAAGCGGTGCTCATCGGCGACCGCGAGTCGGACATGTTCGGCTTGTTTGCGGCACCGCGCCCGCCGCAGTTGCATCTCTTGGTGCGCGCCGCGCGCCAACGTCGGCTGGCCACCCCCAAAACGTTGCTGTTCGAGGTTTTCGCGGGTGCCTCAGCCCAGGGCCACTATCGGTGCGACCTGGCGCGCCGTCCCGGGCGGGCGGCGCGCCAGGCGAGGTTGCAGGTGTACTGGCAAGCAGTGCAGTTGCAGCCGGGTCGCAATGACCAGACGCACAAGGGTCAACCGCCGGTGTCGGTGTGGGTGGTGCGCGCCTGGGAAGTGGACCCGCCTGCGGGCGAAGAGGGTATCGATTGGTGGTTGTTGAGTAGCCAGCCGGTGACCACGCTGGAGCAGGCGCTGGCCTGTGTGCACCGGTACACGCTGCGCTGGTTAATCGAGCGCTATCACTACATTCTCAAAAGTGGTTGCGCGGTGGAGCAGTTGCAGTTGGAGACGGCACAGCGTTTGGAGCGTGCGTTGGCAGTCTATTGCATCGTGGCGTGGCGGTTGTTGCAATTGACTTACCAGTCTCGCAGCGAGCCGGAGTTGCCGTGCACGGTGGCGTTGGCGCAGCACGAGTGGCAGGCGTTGTATTGTCGGATGACCCAGAGTCGGCAGTTGCCCGAGGAGGCGCCGAGTTTACGTCAGGCGGTGCGGTGGATAGCGCAGTTGGGAGGCTTTGTCGGTCGTAAAGGGGACGGTGAGCCTGGGGTGAAGACGCTGTGGCGAGGCTGGCAGCGGCTGGAGGATTTGGCAGCAGGGTGGCTCATCGCCCGCTCAGCGATGGCGGGCGATGGGAACGAAGATGTGGGTAACGGATAG